The genomic DNA AAACCCGAGCGGAAGTCATCACCTGAGTCAAGCCATCGACTCTGACGAGGACttcctgtttattttcaaacatcaGTCGCTCCAACCTTTTTTAGTACTAATGCAGTTATGTAGCGAACATTTCAAAAGATGGTTAGAATATCCAACGGGAATAAGATCTTTAGATTGTCTTTTAATCATTTCTGATGATTTTGTCGACGAATACAAGAGAAAAACTTGGTCAGGACATTTAACGAGACGGCAAAGGTATATTTGTCCTCGTTCTTGCCGGTGCCAGTGTACTGGAGCaagtacacacacacacacagcAGTGGCCTTGTTTAAGAAGAGGACCAGTGTTAGAAGAAATAAAAGCACAATTATTTGATGATCTTTTCTTAACGTTCGTTGCACAGAGAATTTACAGTACTGTGGGTCCATTTTTTAACCTTGGCTTTCCTCCATGAGAGAAAAAATTCAATAGTTAAATGCAAGATAAGCAAAACTTCATGGTTTTAAAACTCCTCTAAACAGTAATGTTTaatgcaaaacatttcacaatcCTTACAGTTAATTAAAGCATGCAAGTGATTTCAACAAATGAGAAGAGACCTTCTAAATCTGCTTTCCGAAAGAGAAATAATACCGAACAATCATATCCTGGTTAAATGAAAGCAATAATTGCATGGGATGAAAAGGGTGAGGGAAAGGGCAACAGCCCtgccctacccctccccccattcaacttttttttaacataaaacacTTCTAAATGACATTCACTTTTTATAACATGCAACTAATTTTTACAAATGGGAAGAGACCTTCTAAAACTGCTTTCCCATAAGAGAATTTATACATTATCACTATGTAATGATAAACTGAAAGCCTTAAGAGCAGAAGGTGAAAAGGGTCAGTGAGAAAGTCAACAGCCCCACCCTCCTCTCCCCCTTCCCTCCAaatttttttgaggtaaaaCTCTTAGGCATGCACCCATAATATGCTTAAAACCTGCAAGTAATTCTCCATAGGGGTAGAGACCTTCTTGATCTGCTTTCCCATAAGAGAATTACTGGTAATACATGATTACTATTAAATTCTGATTTTTTGattaactgaaaacaattgGTGCTCAAGGTGAAAAGAATGAGTCAGAAATGCAACAgccccaccctcccctcccccttccctccaAATTCTGATATACTGATTAACTGAAACAATTGGTGCTCAAGGTGAAAAGAAATAAGTCAGAAATGCAACAGCCCCACCCTCCTCTCCCCCTTCCCTCCAAATTCTAATATACTGattaactgaaaacaattgGTGCTCAAGGTGAAAAGAAATAAGTCAGAAATGCAACAgccccaccctcccctcccccctccaatCTTTTCTTAAGGTAAAACACTTAGGCATGCAGatttaaaatacttaaattaAACTTGCAAGTAATTTCTACAAGTAAAAGACACCTTAATCTGCTTCCCAGGAGAGAATTTACTATAATATAAGATTACTGTTATAATATTGATTAATTAAGAGCAACTAGTGCCCAGGGTGAAAAGGATGAGGGAGAAATGCAACAGCCCCAACCTACTTTTTTAAGGTGCAACACTTAGTCATGCACCcttaaaatactttaaaaatcCAACTAATTTCTGCAAATGAGTAGAGACCTTCTAAATCTGCTTTCccactgaagaaatgtaaaatggtttccgtgtttacatagcctgatgtaaacacgcaggaggttgggagaacacgagataagtgtaggaaaccaTGACGTgaagcagagtggtttccagcttatcgagtgttctcccaacctcccaagtgtttacatcaggctatgtaaacacggaaaccattttacatttcttttataaaataactaatgaaagagcctcttcttgcaacgaaggaaagcgacatgcttgttgttgttgttcaattGGCTTTTCGGCTgtttcttgaatactgggaaaatgaaactccaaagaaaaattagaaaaatcctcttcttccattactgtactcaaaacaaactaaaagaaactgagttaccgctaaataaatagcagggagaactccgcgagaagattcagtatgaaaaccgtgtttacatacgctcacggtaaaatggttttatggccaatcagagcacgcgcactatttgaattattttataatatatattgattaactgaaaacaaatcttAAACAATCTTCACAAAAGGAAAAGCTTCTTAAAATTCTTCTCTCGAGTAAAAGCTTTTATTGGTCAACTGctataaaaaaatttctgttaatAAACAGCAACCTAGAGCCATTTGCAGAAATAATCCTAAAATGAACTTAATTGGGTAAACTGACATGTTGAGTTCCTGGAATATGCACAAACAAAAGTAGCTGTaagttttggtcttttttaatcagaaaatgATGAACAAGTAAGATACCAAGTTAGTTGTCATGGACAGTCTTCTTAGTATGGTTGTTAGCTTAGCCATACACTCATGGGACTCCATATTCCAAAAAAAACAGCTGCCTAAACTTGGTAGCGTTTTTTGCTCATCtcctgtttttttcttgctttttgtttttgttttattttggtgttgttgttgttgttgtttttaacagTGAAGCTTGATTGTCACCATAATTCTTTCTCCATTAAATGTGCATTCTGGGGCTTCAACATACGATTTATTGACATCaacatgaaaatttgaataatttttttgtaatttttcaccATATTaacattttgtctttttattgcaTCATTCCAAGTTTCTTTTAAGGCAAAagtttggtcttgtcacacaaTGCATTCAGAAAGACCCTGTTGCATGACAAGACTAAACATTTGATGCACCATGCCACCAGTTTTTGACTTATTTTGTATCCATAAAATCTTCACAACCATAAACTCTTTCatttgccaatcaaaagaaaaaaaatttaaccagcctaaaaaattgtgttaaatgCAGAAGCTACCCCTGCTTTACTGGGCAAAAAAAGTCACTATAAGTAGACATAAAATACCATACTCAAATGGTAGATACAGAGAGGAGAGCCATGAATCTTCAGGGCTGTTTGGAACTGGTTCTTGTAGACTTCATTCTAGTCCTTTGCAAGCAGGGTCTTCTTTACTGCAACAAAAATGTTCATATGTTAATAATTACTATAATCAGAACTGTTTAAGCTTACAGAGCTAATTCCAACCATTTTAGGTGATATGGAGAGACTCTACCAACAGACATTTTCTACTAATCCAGAAAACAAGAGATTTGGGTGACATGTTAGTGTAAAGTATAGACTTTTTCAGTTAACTATCAATATTTATTCTCCTAATTGAAAAATACTAAAACCAACTTTAGTTATCTTCAGGGAATGAAAGGTAAAATGTAACCCTTTTAATTCTGTCAATTTAACATACTAATTTTTTACATCGCCTCATGTGAAATGATTGCAATAATAAGATTTTGGAGTAATAACCAAAATAATATTATTGATGATAacattgatgatgatgatgatgatgatgatgatgatgatgacatgaAAAGAAGTTGAAGAATAATACCGACTCAAAAGCCAGTGTCTGTAAGCTAGTCATTGTAACTTAGGTGTAtgttccaaattttaaaacttacctTTACTCTTGAGGTCAAttctcacatcatctccaatcagcataAAAGGAGCCCACTGCGAAACTTTGGTGAACCTATTATTTCTCATCCATTTCATGGCCTGGTGTAGAGATTCACTGGCGCTTTCTCCATCAGCAAGGTGTGCGTAGAATTGGTTCACGAGTTGCTCCGTTGTTGTGTCCTCCAGGGCCCACCGTGAAactaacaccgagcgagcaccggatccaAGGAACGCACGAGCTATTCCAACCACACCTTCGCAGTTGATTTGACCGCGgccactgtgacaacagctaagtaccaccagtttagctcgcagttgaacttttgaaatatcCTCCATGGTCAGAAGGTAGTCTTCTTCTTGTGGAATACCAGTGCCGTCGGTTCTACGGTTAGGAGCTAAGGCAATTTGTCCCCTTTCTGCGTTACCATGAGCAGCAATGTGGATTACACTCACACTTTCTATTCCCTCCAGTACTGCCTGCTTAGTTGCGTGCTCTCCTATCAAAGGCTGGACACCCACCAGTCGTCCAACCATTTCTACTTCCCTTCTTGCACAAGGAAGTCCAGTGATGTCCTTGGGAGCTCCTTTGTAAAGCACCTCGCCAACCTTAGGATCGCCCACTATCAGTGCACCGGTGTGACTGTGATAGTCCGCTGGACTGTCCTGAATGAGCTTGAGAGTTGTCAAAGAAGGGGCGATACGGATCCTGAACTTCTCTGTTAGAAAGTTCTTGCCAGTCTCCTCACGCAAGGCTGCAAATGGGACTCGGAACATGGACCGCTCGGGAACAATGACGATTTCAGGCCCTgtaagtaaattggccacaggaGCAATAATCAATTTGTAAAACATTTGAAGATCCCTGTCGGTGTCTGCGGTTTCATTTCCTCGGAAAGGGGCTAAGCTCTCATCATGATAGTCCGTGTCATCCAGTGATCGATCTTCACAAAGCTCTCTGGGTAACACTCCAAAGCTGCGGAAGCTTTTGTTGAAAAGGTCATCCAAATCAACAACATGCTCGGCCATCAAAGTGGGGATATCAGCTTCTTCTGCCTCTGAGAAATACGTGTCTTCACCCAGTTTTAAAATCGCAGCACGAACGCTTCTCTCAAAATACGAAAGGTACAGATAAGTACAGTTACTTTCGTTACTGATGAGCTTTTCAACCCCAGAAAGTGATTTCAAATCTGCTAAGATGTGGTTTACTCCAGGAGAGTACTTGGCTGCAATCAAATCTGCTAAGGCTCTAGCTCGCCCCAGTTCTTCCGCGGAAAAGGCCTCGCGGAGACTTCCGGCGTTGAATAGCAGTAAGCTGAACTTCTTGTACAATGGATACCTCTCCAAAAGAGGTATTGACAACTGTTCATTGTGTTTATTGAAATTTCGatacttttcaaataattcaatGCTTTGTAATAGGTACGAATGTGCTTCCTGAGTCTTTAAGAGTAAAAACTTCACCACCGTAAGTGCAACAAGGATGACGTACTTCAAAATTTCCCATTCACTGATGCTGCTTAACAAGAGTACCCTCTCTAAATATTCCTCGGCCTTGATAAATTTACCAAGAAAATAGAATTCCGATCCTAGTACAAAGTAAACTGATATCATTTCAAGCCTATCGCCAATTTCTAAAATGATCGCAAGTTTTTTCTCCAGATACTCCACTGCCTTCTCATGGTCTCCCAACTTGGAATGAAAGTTTGCTTGGTCCTCGTAATCAGCCGCTAATTCTTTTCTTCCGCCAATTTCCATCCTGATTCCGTGTGCTTtctgaaaatattcatttgccGTTCGATTGTCGTTGACACTCATAAAATAACGTCCTAATGCGCTGTAACATTCTGCTTCACCCTTTTTGTCGCCAGTCTCTTTCATGAGTATGAGCGATTTCTCGAGATATTCCTTTTGGCTCTTAATGTCACCAATAGAACCAGACAAATGTGCTAGACCATCATACACTCTTCTTTCATCTTCCCTGACACCATTTACTTTTATGATATCCAATGCTTTCAGATAACCTTCTTTTGCATCTTCAAATTTATGTTGTATTAGATACGAAGATGCCAGCATTAACCTCCACCTTCCTTCCTCTTGTGTGTCACCAGAGTCTTGAGACATGACAAGAAGTTCCTGCACGCATCGTGCgacattttttaaatcaaagatgTCACTGTATGCGTTGACCAGTTCATTTAAGATATCAGAgtagaaaaatttgaaattgtcgTCGTCAAGCCACTGTGAGTTATCCAAAAGTAACATCAAGCATTCCTCGCATAATTGGATCGCTTGTAGAGGACGGTCAGTGTTTCGCAGGAAtttgacaacaacaaaaccaatgTGGATGGTTTTAAGGTCTTTGATAAAGCTGTCCATCGCGGGCTTCAGTCCCTGTTAGTTTAGGAGAGATGAGAGGAACTTATATACAGGATAAACTGACAAATGTtcaataaagatgttttaacGCGCAAAGTTAAAAtccccaaagaaaaagaagggaaGTTTTACTTGGCTCGAGTcaagatttttcaattttgctctAGCAATGGAGAACGTAGATAGAGTTCTGCTTCATTTCAACACAATTAAAatgcaataatgataattaacaataaCTGGGGAGGttgaacaattaaaataattttcccgCGAGCAACTGAGGAAACACGATGTTGATACGTTGGTTTCATGGCCGCCTATGTTCGTTGATTACTTCAGTAAAAGTTTATTCGCTTACGGTTTAAAGTATTTGATACGGTCTCTATGGTGTTTAAGTCCATTTGAATATATACTGGTCAATATGTAGTGCATTCTGGATTTACAAGCATAAGTATTATTCGTAGGTTAgtgttgtaaattttttttctctaaaagtttGGTTATGTCCTTGAACCTGTCACGTAACCAATTAAGTCCTTGTTTAAACTTCCTCGCATAACACTAATAAACGAGCTTTAGGCTTGTATTTCATAAATCAGATCAAACACTGAAAACGGATTTACTATTTTTGAGTTTGGTTTGTTGTGGATCCGTTTTCAACAAAGAGGTGAGTGTGGCTAGTTACAGAAATATCATGCACCGGCCAACAGCTggttgtttaaccctttcacccctaagactgactagcatctaatttctccccacaatgtcacctctgaatcacacatttaggtcacgagaataaaggaaatgatcaccaactaaagaagctcttgattgttaaacaaattctccttgtcagcaccttaggaaatatatgaagaatagtatggagaatatgcattttagagtgtaaagggttaaacacagAGAGtgctaatttaattttttgattcTACTGTACAGTTACGTGACTGTGGGTCTGAAATCATTTCTAAATATATAGGAGCGTTTTTAGAAACAATTTCAAGCATCCCACAGGAATCCATAAACACAATCAGATTTTCATTCCTGCGTATATATGTGTTGGCGTGACTTactattgaaattgaaaatcataCTTAAATTTAGTCTCGTGAGGCATGCGCAAAGGCAGAGACtattagaaaatgaaattaagccAGCGTTACTATATATGCAACAATCACGCATGATTTCATTGCTAAATACATCTTGCTatgacaataaaaaaattcgAGTCTGGTGGTTTACAGAATTGATCAATAAATCTCATttcaaaacttcctttaaacacattgaaataatCAGAATTTTCAGCTTGTTCAGATCGGATGAAACACATCTGCTGTGCTACGCAAAAGCTGAATCGAAGCAAAATTAAATAGGCTATGCGTTGCAAGTTTCCCACATATTTGCAGACGTTAATTAACAAAGTCCTCTGATATCGAAGGAATGTAACAGCCAGTAATGATGAACCTAgttatttgtcttttttacCGTTAATTACATGGGTGAAGTAATAGTGGCTCCCGCATCATAACTAAACTGCAGTCGTTATCAAGATCCAAGACTCACATTGCGGTCTTTTCTCTTGTCATTCAATTCAGAAACCTCACTCAATCTGATTTGAATTCAAGAGCTGCGCAGTTACATATTTAAAACCATTAAACACGGTAAAATTACgttcaaagaaagaaagttgTCATATTTCAGTGTCTTGATCTTCTGgtataaatgaaattaaacgaaaagaaaaacgtaCAAACAAGGAGGCTTGTTATGAATCTCAGGTATGTAAATATTGATAGATACAAATTCCAGCGGACCAAGGTGCGAATTAGAAGTTAGTCCTTTAAAAACTTAGCTTAATCACGTCGGATGCTTCTTTGACTTCATTAGGCTCATAGCGGTacgtttttgaaaattatatttgggtgtcaaacaaatttaactCTTCAGCTTTCTTGCATTTCTAGCAATAAA from Pocillopora verrucosa isolate sample1 chromosome 2, ASM3666991v2, whole genome shotgun sequence includes the following:
- the LOC131776083 gene encoding tetratricopeptide repeat protein 28-like codes for the protein MAEHVVDLDDLFNKSFRSFGVLPRELCEDRSLDDTDYHDESLAPFRGNETADTDRDLQMFYKLIIAPVANLLTGPEIVIVPERSMFRVPFAALREETGKNFLTEKFRIRIAPSLTTLKLIQDSPADYHSHTGALIVGDPKVGEVLYKGAPKDITGLPCARREVEMVGRLVGVQPLIGEHATKQAVLEGIESVSVIHIAAHGNAERGQIALAPNRRTDGTGIPQEEDYLLTMEDISKVQLRAKLVVLSCCHSGRGQINCEGVVGIARAFLGSGARSVLVSRWALEDTTTEQLVNQFYAHLADGESASESLHQAMKWMRNNRFTKVSQWAPFMLIGDDVRIDLKSKVKKTLLAKD